One segment of Amycolatopsis alba DSM 44262 DNA contains the following:
- a CDS encoding response regulator transcription factor, whose amino-acid sequence MNVLVGSPDYLADLVQALTNSGIEVAPSESLSDSEILWFADAVLIDADMLRPDRDLLHIAEMAQVTAVLVLDDSATAADREGYREAGAAGVISKHDSIEHLVSVVWAVTSGRDVADYRDVEIPAAREQADPVEGNLSEREQQVLVQISRGLTHGQIATRLGISPHTVDTYVKRIRAKLGVGNKAELTRAALLRRATAPSVPAPG is encoded by the coding sequence GTGAATGTTCTTGTCGGTTCACCGGATTATCTCGCTGATCTCGTCCAGGCGCTGACGAATTCGGGAATCGAGGTCGCCCCGTCGGAATCCCTGTCCGACAGCGAGATCCTCTGGTTCGCCGACGCGGTCCTGATCGACGCGGACATGCTGCGGCCGGACCGGGATCTGTTGCATATCGCCGAAATGGCACAGGTCACCGCGGTACTCGTACTCGACGACAGTGCGACGGCGGCTGATCGCGAGGGATATCGTGAGGCCGGAGCGGCAGGCGTGATCAGCAAGCACGACTCGATCGAACACCTCGTCTCCGTGGTGTGGGCGGTCACTTCCGGACGTGACGTGGCCGATTATCGTGACGTCGAAATACCGGCGGCCCGTGAACAGGCCGATCCGGTGGAAGGCAATCTCTCGGAGCGCGAACAACAGGTGCTGGTGCAGATCTCGCGAGGCCTGACCCACGGCCAGATCGCGACCCGGCTGGGAATCAGCCCGCATACCGTGGACACCTACGTCAAACGCATCCGGGCCAAGCTCGGCGTGGGCAACAAGGCCGAGCTCACCAGAGCGGCCCTGCTGCGCCGGGCGACCGCACCCAGCGTTCCCGCCCCTGGGTGA
- a CDS encoding thioesterase II family protein, with protein sequence MDERRWLKGMGRRQDARIRLLCFHYAGGSASMFRDWQRLLPYSVELVAVQLPGRADRFREAPYTSMTALVDRLVEVLKPALDHPFACYGASMGARVSWALAHALRDRCLPMPRKLYVSSSSGPILEEVVRGWNETDEQLVAYMRELGGTPPEVLDDDDLLMALLPALRADLTVLGTHAYDPPAELEVPIHAFAGRDDFEASPARMAPWRAETSAAFDLDVLDTGHFLNDKSLRHVLDVLGNDLG encoded by the coding sequence GTGGACGAGCGCCGCTGGCTCAAGGGGATGGGCCGTCGCCAGGACGCCAGGATCAGGTTGCTGTGCTTTCACTACGCCGGCGGCAGTGCGTCGATGTTCCGGGACTGGCAGCGCTTGCTGCCGTACTCCGTCGAGCTGGTCGCCGTCCAGCTTCCCGGCCGCGCGGACCGGTTCAGGGAGGCGCCTTACACCAGCATGACCGCGCTCGTCGACCGGCTCGTCGAGGTGCTCAAACCGGCGCTCGACCACCCTTTCGCCTGCTACGGCGCCAGTATGGGCGCCCGTGTTTCCTGGGCGCTGGCGCACGCGCTGCGAGACCGGTGCCTCCCGATGCCACGCAAGCTCTACGTGTCGAGCAGTTCGGGTCCGATACTGGAAGAAGTGGTGCGGGGCTGGAACGAAACCGACGAACAGCTTGTCGCGTACATGCGGGAACTGGGCGGCACACCGCCGGAGGTGCTCGACGACGACGATCTGCTCATGGCGTTGCTGCCCGCGCTGCGTGCCGATCTGACGGTTCTCGGCACCCACGCGTATGACCCGCCGGCGGAACTGGAAGTCCCCATTCACGCTTTCGCCGGGCGTGACGACTTCGAGGCGTCACCGGCACGAATGGCGCCGTGGCGCGCGGAAACGTCCGCGGCTTTCGACCTGGACGTCCTCGACACCGGGCATTTCCTCAACGACAAGAGTTTGCGGCACGTACTCGACGTGCTCGGGAACGACCTCGGCTGA
- a CDS encoding phytanoyl-CoA dioxygenase family protein: MNLSDEVTRRYREEGYFVHEGLFTPEELAALRDEAQAEFGRPGPQRTMESDSGKVRAVHGVHRTNDVFHRLVRDPRLMQVASELLGDDVYIHQFKINAKHGLGGGIWEWHQDFLFWQMEDGMPAPDALSAVLFLDPVTEFNGPLYLVPGSHRELLPVTFDEGENWASTLAASLKYRIAPEALSECMLRNGMVAPHGEPGTVLFFHGQMLHGSPPNMSAISRRLVIITFNAVRNVPQTVDQTRPEFLAERDSTPLIPGSTDELLRARVTAASGDQP; encoded by the coding sequence GTGAACCTGTCAGACGAAGTGACCAGGCGGTATCGCGAGGAGGGATACTTCGTCCACGAAGGCCTCTTCACGCCGGAAGAGCTCGCCGCGCTCCGCGACGAGGCCCAGGCCGAGTTCGGGCGGCCGGGGCCGCAGCGCACCATGGAAAGCGACTCCGGGAAGGTCCGGGCGGTACACGGCGTGCACCGGACGAACGACGTGTTCCACCGGCTCGTCCGGGACCCCCGGCTGATGCAGGTCGCGAGCGAGCTGCTCGGCGACGACGTCTACATCCACCAGTTCAAGATCAACGCCAAGCACGGTCTCGGCGGCGGGATCTGGGAATGGCACCAGGATTTCCTGTTCTGGCAGATGGAAGACGGGATGCCCGCCCCGGACGCGCTGAGCGCGGTGCTGTTCCTCGATCCGGTGACGGAGTTCAACGGACCGCTCTACCTGGTGCCCGGTTCGCACCGTGAACTGCTGCCGGTCACCTTCGACGAGGGGGAGAACTGGGCGTCGACGCTGGCCGCTTCGCTGAAGTACCGGATAGCGCCCGAGGCGCTCAGCGAATGCATGCTGCGCAACGGCATGGTCGCGCCCCACGGCGAGCCGGGCACCGTGTTGTTCTTCCACGGCCAGATGCTGCACGGTTCGCCGCCCAACATGTCCGCGATCAGCCGCCGCCTGGTGATCATCACCTTCAACGCGGTGCGCAACGTGCCGCAGACGGTGGACCAGACCCGCCCCGAATTCCTCGCTGAACGGGACAGCACCCCGCTGATCCCCGGTTCCACCGACGAACTGCTGCGTGCCAGGGTGACCGCCGCTTCGGGCGACCAGCCGTAA
- a CDS encoding ParB N-terminal domain-containing protein, protein MTNHQPGTGGFHYSEEWVPVDSLLPADSPRLAGESAEHIRVLALSEAVLPPIVVQLATRRVIDGMHRLRAARLRGRREILVRFYDGDDDDAFVIAVETNIAHGLPLSQADRTAASARIIHARPQWSDRKVASVTGLSATTVGAIRRRSADGTGQAKVSARIGLDGKSRPLDATEGRLLASDLMKRRPEAPIREIAAAAGVSPATALDVRRRLRNGEHPVPQRKRTVRPAQAGSTGQVEDQEADTPPGLDRRAVLLELGKDPSLRFTDGGRALLRWLDAHTAGMEEWKQHIDNLPPHSVRTVAKLARHNSVAWQEVLEYLESRIP, encoded by the coding sequence ATGACGAATCATCAGCCGGGGACAGGCGGCTTTCATTATTCCGAAGAGTGGGTTCCGGTCGATTCACTGCTTCCCGCGGATTCACCGAGGCTGGCCGGTGAGAGCGCGGAACACATCAGGGTGCTGGCTTTGTCGGAGGCGGTGCTGCCGCCGATAGTCGTGCAGCTGGCGACCAGGCGGGTGATCGACGGAATGCACCGGTTGCGCGCGGCCAGGCTGCGTGGCCGCAGAGAGATCCTGGTCCGGTTCTACGACGGTGACGATGACGACGCCTTCGTCATCGCGGTGGAGACGAACATCGCGCACGGGCTGCCGCTGTCGCAGGCCGATCGCACCGCGGCGTCGGCGCGGATCATCCACGCCCGCCCGCAGTGGTCGGATCGGAAAGTCGCTTCGGTCACCGGTCTTTCGGCGACGACGGTCGGCGCCATCCGGCGGCGTTCGGCCGACGGGACCGGACAGGCGAAGGTGTCGGCCCGGATCGGCCTGGACGGCAAGTCCCGTCCACTCGACGCCACCGAAGGCAGGCTGCTGGCGAGTGACTTGATGAAGCGGCGGCCGGAGGCGCCGATCCGTGAGATCGCCGCGGCGGCGGGGGTCTCCCCGGCCACGGCCTTGGACGTCCGCCGCAGGCTCCGCAACGGTGAACATCCGGTGCCCCAGCGGAAAAGAACGGTTCGTCCGGCGCAGGCCGGTTCCACCGGCCAGGTGGAAGACCAGGAGGCCGACACGCCGCCTGGCCTGGACCGGCGGGCGGTACTCCTGGAACTGGGCAAGGATCCGTCGCTCCGGTTCACCGACGGGGGGCGTGCGCTGCTGCGGTGGCTCGACGCGCACACGGCCGGTATGGAGGAATGGAAGCAGCACATCGACAACCTCCCGCCGCACTCCGTGCGGACCGTGGCGAAGCTGGCGCGGCATAACAGCGTTGCCTGGCAAGAAGTTCTTGAGTACCTTGAAAGCAGGATACCGTGA
- a CDS encoding VOC family protein, with amino-acid sequence MTSRFEWVTIDSVEPRRLADFWCGVLGYVVYEDKNGDAVEIGPDPEEPDEQRLAALRSGPAAPNISFVRVPETKTIAKNRLHFEICPIDSDQQTELERLLALGAAKTDVGQGDGRSWVVLADPEGNEFCLARSLAPGEFDL; translated from the coding sequence ATGACGAGTCGGTTCGAATGGGTGACCATCGACAGCGTGGAACCGCGGCGGCTGGCGGATTTCTGGTGCGGCGTTCTGGGTTACGTCGTTTACGAGGACAAGAACGGCGACGCGGTCGAGATCGGGCCCGATCCGGAGGAGCCGGACGAGCAGCGGTTGGCCGCGTTGCGCAGCGGGCCCGCGGCGCCGAATATTTCCTTCGTCCGCGTTCCCGAGACCAAGACCATCGCCAAGAACCGGCTGCACTTCGAGATCTGCCCGATCGACAGTGACCAGCAGACCGAACTGGAGCGCTTGCTCGCGCTCGGCGCGGCCAAGACGGATGTGGGACAGGGAGACGGCCGGTCCTGGGTGGTGCTCGCGGACCCGGAAGGAAACGAGTTCTGCCTGGCACGCAGTCTCGCGCCGGGAGAATTCGACCTGTAG
- a CDS encoding thioesterase II family protein: MRKRRNKWLPREPSPEATGRVFLIPYSGCGASMYRNWPRQYEGVDLLPVELPGHETRLSEPNFETYQELAKLMATGLEPYLDLPYAFFGHCGSALAAYEVSSEITRAGLPQPATVYISSQVAPQDGPFGRFLEMDDDELAEELSKLSRELGSEPNPDLISFYVEVLREDVETNKRYVMPDPFRLDCPVTTIGWTEDVEIRHDTMGGWTACGETAFKLLPGKHHRFIDAPPELLSVLSAGLGDRD; encoded by the coding sequence ATGCGCAAACGACGAAACAAGTGGCTGCCACGCGAACCGTCGCCCGAAGCCACCGGCAGGGTGTTCCTGATCCCGTACTCCGGCTGCGGCGCCAGCATGTACCGGAACTGGCCGCGCCAGTACGAGGGTGTCGACCTGCTGCCGGTGGAGCTGCCCGGTCACGAGACCCGGCTGTCCGAGCCCAACTTCGAGACTTACCAAGAGCTGGCGAAGCTGATGGCCACCGGGCTCGAGCCGTATCTCGATCTGCCGTACGCGTTCTTCGGGCACTGCGGTTCGGCGCTCGCCGCCTATGAGGTGTCCTCGGAGATCACCAGGGCGGGGCTCCCCCAGCCCGCCACGGTGTACATCTCGTCGCAGGTGGCGCCCCAGGACGGCCCGTTCGGCCGCTTCCTGGAGATGGACGACGACGAACTCGCCGAGGAGCTGAGCAAGCTGAGCCGGGAGCTCGGGTCCGAACCGAACCCGGACCTCATCTCGTTCTACGTCGAAGTGCTGCGCGAGGACGTGGAGACCAACAAGCGGTACGTGATGCCCGATCCGTTCCGGCTCGACTGCCCGGTCACCACGATCGGCTGGACCGAGGACGTCGAGATCCGCCACGACACCATGGGCGGGTGGACGGCTTGCGGTGAAACGGCTTTCAAGCTGCTGCCCGGCAAACACCACCGGTTCATCGACGCGCCGCCCGAGCTGCTGAGCGTGCTGTCCGCCGGACTGGGCGACAGGGACTGA
- a CDS encoding non-ribosomal peptide synthetase, with the protein MAGEPYESFSQASSFQRGLWFLAQIDPGGAAYNLAFAWRLSGEVDVSALRAAFGRLSERHPALRTRFADSAGMPTRVVDEPSSPLSVVPDEAGSEAEALRLVETAARVPIDLAAGPVFRATLVRYGPGAYLQGVVVHQIAFDQWSVRLLARDLSEFYAAETAGRAASLPPVGAHPAPRDQAGDSEAALRYWERRLDGFPVGLELPRLPKSGDVTSSATLSFDIAGETVDAVAGRTGCPASTVLLATWALLLHRYSRQSDLMIGTPVLADHGDTRENIDCLQHILALRLDLTGDPAFGELTARVRDTLRDAVVHREIGFDDVVRVASPSRRGRGDSLFEVWFEATEADAADVTLPGVEVTWLDVPAPEARYPLALRARRLGDGWRLSFDYATGEFAADTIAALGRHFSRLLTGIAAGGDPRSSRIPLLDHDERDALLASRSQGAVLATTPGTLVSVFEEQVARTPDRTAVRLDSAELSYEALNGKANLLAVRLRAAGVGPDTRVALYLERGLELVVAVLGVLKAGGAYVAIDQRNPADRIGAVLAEAAAPVLLTTEGLRAKLPETAAEIWPLDGVHREPGVPENPSTGLTPENLAYVTYTSGSTGGPKGIAMPHRAVVNLLGWQAAHYEMSQDDPPRTLQFASLAFDVSVQDMFSTWMVGGELVLITEDERFELAGLHKVLEARQVRRLFIPAPALQQVAAGYRAAGVLPTALRTVISGSEQFMATPDVRRLAGTPGMALHNEYGPSETHVVTCYDLPTATGDWPAPVPVGRPIANASVYLLDERGEVVPDGVIGEIHIGGEGLARGYLGRPAVTAERFLPDPFAAGTGRRMYRTGDLGRWLPGGDLEFLGRADFQVKIRGFRVELAEVEAALESDPRVSEAIVLVREVAGDPRLVGYVCCPGPGAEDLAQQLRAHAASKVPDYMVPSSVVVLDRLPLTANGKIDRRALPDPRRPDEERAGRLAPETPTQRLLAEIWATALGVPEVGCDEDFFDLGGHSLLATKVLARVRASFAVDIPLRALFEFPTVTEFALAVQDAAAVEEPTGTR; encoded by the coding sequence ATGGCCGGGGAACCGTACGAATCGTTCAGCCAGGCCTCGTCGTTCCAGCGCGGACTGTGGTTCCTCGCTCAGATCGACCCCGGCGGCGCCGCTTACAACCTCGCGTTCGCCTGGCGGTTGTCCGGCGAGGTGGACGTCTCCGCCCTGCGGGCGGCCTTCGGCAGGCTCAGCGAGCGTCACCCGGCCCTGCGCACCAGGTTCGCCGACTCGGCGGGGATGCCGACGCGGGTCGTCGACGAACCGTCGAGTCCACTGTCCGTCGTGCCCGACGAGGCCGGGTCCGAGGCCGAAGCGTTGCGGCTGGTGGAGACCGCCGCCCGCGTTCCGATCGATCTCGCGGCCGGGCCGGTCTTCCGTGCCACGCTCGTCCGCTATGGCCCCGGTGCGTATCTGCAAGGCGTGGTGGTCCACCAGATCGCGTTCGACCAGTGGTCGGTCCGGTTGCTGGCCAGGGACCTGTCCGAGTTCTACGCGGCGGAGACCGCCGGACGCGCCGCTTCGCTGCCACCGGTCGGCGCGCACCCCGCCCCGCGGGATCAGGCGGGGGACTCCGAGGCGGCGCTGCGGTACTGGGAGCGCCGGCTCGACGGCTTCCCGGTGGGCCTCGAACTCCCGAGACTGCCGAAGAGCGGCGACGTGACCTCGTCCGCGACCCTGTCGTTCGACATCGCGGGTGAGACGGTGGACGCCGTCGCCGGGCGGACCGGCTGCCCGGCCTCCACGGTCCTGCTGGCGACCTGGGCGTTGCTGCTGCACCGCTACAGCCGTCAGTCCGACCTCATGATCGGCACGCCGGTGCTCGCCGACCACGGCGACACGCGCGAGAACATCGATTGCCTGCAGCATATTCTCGCGTTGCGCCTCGATCTGACCGGAGACCCGGCGTTCGGCGAGCTGACCGCCCGTGTGCGTGACACCTTGCGCGACGCCGTGGTGCACCGCGAGATCGGGTTCGACGACGTCGTCAGGGTGGCGAGTCCGAGCCGCCGGGGACGCGGCGACTCGCTGTTCGAGGTGTGGTTCGAAGCCACCGAGGCGGACGCGGCCGACGTCACCTTGCCTGGCGTCGAAGTCACCTGGCTCGACGTGCCCGCTCCCGAGGCCCGGTACCCGCTCGCCCTGCGGGCACGCCGCCTCGGTGACGGCTGGCGGCTGTCCTTCGACTACGCGACCGGCGAGTTCGCCGCGGACACGATCGCCGCGCTGGGGCGGCACTTCTCCCGGTTGCTCACCGGGATCGCGGCGGGTGGCGATCCGCGGTCGTCCCGGATTCCCTTGCTGGACCACGACGAGCGCGACGCGCTGCTCGCCTCCCGTAGCCAAGGCGCCGTCCTCGCGACCACGCCGGGCACGCTGGTGAGCGTCTTCGAGGAGCAGGTGGCCCGTACGCCCGACCGCACCGCCGTCCGTCTCGACTCGGCGGAGCTGAGTTACGAGGCGCTCAACGGGAAGGCGAATCTGCTCGCCGTCCGGTTGCGCGCGGCGGGGGTCGGGCCGGACACACGGGTCGCGCTGTACCTGGAACGCGGCCTGGAGCTGGTGGTCGCCGTCCTCGGTGTGCTGAAGGCCGGTGGCGCGTACGTCGCCATCGACCAGCGCAACCCCGCGGACCGGATCGGCGCCGTACTGGCCGAAGCGGCCGCGCCGGTGCTGCTGACCACCGAAGGGCTGCGGGCCAAGCTGCCGGAGACCGCGGCCGAGATCTGGCCGCTGGACGGCGTCCACCGGGAACCGGGGGTGCCGGAGAATCCGAGCACCGGCCTCACCCCGGAAAACCTGGCCTACGTGACCTACACCTCCGGGTCGACCGGCGGGCCCAAGGGCATCGCGATGCCCCATCGGGCCGTCGTCAACCTGCTCGGCTGGCAGGCCGCGCACTACGAAATGAGCCAGGACGACCCGCCCCGCACGCTGCAGTTCGCTTCGCTGGCCTTCGACGTGTCCGTCCAGGACATGTTCTCGACCTGGATGGTCGGCGGTGAGCTCGTGCTCATCACCGAGGACGAGCGGTTCGAGCTGGCGGGCCTGCACAAGGTCCTGGAGGCGCGGCAGGTCCGGCGGCTGTTCATCCCGGCGCCCGCGTTGCAGCAGGTGGCCGCCGGCTACCGGGCGGCGGGCGTGCTGCCCACCGCGCTGCGCACCGTCATCTCCGGGTCCGAGCAGTTCATGGCGACCCCGGACGTCCGGCGGCTGGCAGGCACACCCGGAATGGCGCTGCACAACGAGTACGGGCCGTCCGAGACCCATGTCGTCACCTGTTACGACCTGCCGACGGCGACCGGCGACTGGCCTGCTCCGGTCCCGGTGGGCCGCCCGATCGCCAACGCGTCGGTCTACCTCCTCGACGAGCGCGGCGAGGTCGTGCCCGACGGAGTGATCGGCGAGATCCACATCGGCGGCGAGGGGCTGGCCCGCGGGTATCTCGGCCGCCCTGCCGTCACGGCCGAACGATTCCTGCCCGATCCGTTCGCGGCGGGCACCGGACGCCGGATGTACCGCACGGGCGACCTCGGCCGCTGGCTGCCGGGCGGCGACCTGGAATTCCTCGGCCGCGCCGATTTCCAGGTCAAGATCCGCGGCTTCCGGGTGGAACTCGCCGAGGTCGAAGCCGCGCTGGAGAGCGATCCCCGTGTCAGTGAGGCGATCGTGCTGGTGCGGGAGGTGGCGGGCGACCCCCGGCTGGTCGGCTACGTCTGCTGCCCCGGCCCCGGCGCCGAAGACCTCGCCCAGCAGCTGCGGGCGCACGCCGCGTCGAAGGTGCCTGACTACATGGTGCCCAGCAGCGTGGTGGTGCTGGACAGGCTGCCGCTGACCGCGAACGGGAAGATCGACCGCCGTGCACTGCCCGACCCGCGGCGACCTGACGAAGAGAGAGCCGGGCGGCTCGCGCCGGAGACCCCCACCCAGCGTCTGCTCGCCGAGATCTGGGCGACCGCGCTGGGCGTGCCGGAGGTCGGCTGTGACGAGGACTTCTTCGATCTCGGCGGGCATTCGCTGCTGGCGACCAAGGTGCTGGCCAGAGTGCGCGCGTCGTTCGCGGTGGACATCCCGCTGCGAGCGCTGTTCGAGTTCCCGACCGTGACCGAGTTCGCGCTGGCGGTGCAGGACGCCGCGGCGGTCGAAGAGCCGACCGGGACGAGATGA